A stretch of the Vigna radiata var. radiata cultivar VC1973A chromosome 9, Vradiata_ver6, whole genome shotgun sequence genome encodes the following:
- the LOC106773578 gene encoding probable 2-oxoglutarate-dependent dioxygenase At5g05600 yields MMACQDWPEPVIRVQALAESGLTTIPERFIKPKSQRPTVYSHAYSHTTPEDINIPVIDMKHLYGMEEGRREEELHRVAAACQEWGFFQVVNHGVSHELMKSAREVWREFFHQPIEVKEEYANTPLTYEGYGSRLGVKKGAVLDWSDYFFLHYMPCSLRDQNKWPNLPTSLRNVISEYGEEVVKLGGRVLEILSENLGLKKDFLLNAFGGEKHLGACLRVNFYPKCPQPDLTMGLSSHSDPGGMTILLPDENVSGLQVRRGDDWITVKPTPNAFIINIGDQIQVLSNAVYKSIEHRVIVNSDKDRVSLAFFYNPRSDIPIEPAKELVTEDRPALYPSKTFDEYRLYIRTKGPSGKAQVESLISKCDSS; encoded by the exons ATGATGGCATGCCAAGATTGGCCTGAGCCAGTGATTAGAGTTCAAGCCTTGGCTGAAAGTGGCTTAACCACAATCCCTGAACGTTTCATAAAGCCTAAGTCCCAAAGGCCCACTGTTTATAGCCATGCTTACTCTCACACTACTCCTGAGGACATCAACATCCCTGTAATTGACATGAAACACCTCTATGGCATGGAGGAGGGGCGGCGGGAGGAGGAGCTCCACCGTGTGGCGGCGGCATGCCAAGAATGGGGTTTTTTCCAGGTGGTGAACCATGGTGTGAGCCATGAGTTGATGAAGAGTGCTAGGGAGGTGTGGCGTGAGTTCTTTCACCAACCAATTGAGGTGAAAGAGGAATATGCTAATACACCTCTCACTTATGAAGGCTATGGAAGCAGGTTGGGAGTGAAAAAAGGAGCTGTTTTAGATTGGAGTGACTATTTCTTTCTCCATTACATGCCTTGTTCCCTTAGGGACCAAAACAAGTGGCCAAACCTCCCAACATCCTTAAG GAATGTGATATCTGAATATGGTGAAGAAGTTGTTAAGCTAGGAGGAAGGGTTCTTGAGATACTGTCAGAGAATCTTGGGCTGAAAAAGGATTTTCTGCTGAATGCATTTGGTGGGGAGAAACATCTTGGTGCTTGCTTAAGGGTGAATTTCTATCCAAAATGCCCACAACCTGATCTCACTATGGGTTTGTCCTCTCACTCAGACCCTGGTGGGATGACCATTCTTCTCCCTGATGAAAATGTTTCTGGTCTTCAAGTTCGCAGAGGAGACGATTGGATCACTGTTAAACCCACCCCAAATGCTTTTATCATCAACATTGGTGACCAAATTCAg GTGCTGAGCAATGCTGTTTACAAGAGCATAGAGCACAGGGTGATTGTGAACTCAGACAAAGATAGAGTTTCATTGGCTTTTTTCTATAACCCCAGGAGTGATATACCTATTGAACCTGCCAAGGAGCTTGTGACTGAGGATAGGCCAGCACTATACCCATCAAAAACTTTTGATGAGTATAGACTTTACATTAGGACAAAAGGACCTAGCGGAAAAGCTCAAGTTGAATCTTTGATTTCCAAATGTGATTCAAGTTGA